Proteins encoded together in one Lathyrus oleraceus cultivar Zhongwan6 chromosome 5, CAAS_Psat_ZW6_1.0, whole genome shotgun sequence window:
- the LOC127085482 gene encoding COP9 signalosome complex subunit 5a: protein MEPSSSSAIAQQTWELENNIIPMETPAADDSIFHYDEAGQSEFQRDKPWANDPHYFKRVKISALALLKMVVHARSGGTIEVMGLMQGKTDADSIIVMDAFALPVEGTETRVNAQADAYEYMVDYSQTNKQAGRLENVVGWYHSHPGYGCWLSGIDVSTQMLNQQFQEPFLAVVIDPTRTVSAGKVEIGAFRTYPEGYKPPDDPISEYQTIPLNKIEDFGVHCKQYYSLDITYFKSSLDSHLLDLLWNKYWVNTLSSSPLLGNGDYVAGQISDLAEKLEQAENQLAHSRFGPLVAPTPRKKEEESPLAKITRDSAKITVEQVHGLMSQVIKDTLFNSVHQANKSRTETSGPEPMIES from the exons ATGGAACCTTCTTCGTCATCGGCGATTGCGCAACAAACGTGGGAGTTAGAGAACAACATAATCCCCATGGAAACTCCGGCTGCCGACGATTCAATTTTCCACTACGATGAAGCAGGACAAAGCGAGTTTCAACGCGATAAACCATGGGCAAACGATCCTCACTACTTCAAGCGCGTCAAGATCTCTGCACTCGCTTTACTCAAGATGGTTGTTCACGCGCGCTCCGGGGGTACCATCGAGGTTATGGGTCTCATGCAAGGTAAAACTGATGCTGATTCAATCATCGTTATGGATGCTTTCGCTCTTCCTGTTGAAGGTACTGAAACTCGTGTCAATGCTCAAGCTGATGCGTATGAATACATGGTTGATTATTCTCAGACCAATAAACAG GCTGGAAGGTTGGAAAACGTTGTGGGATGGTATCATTCTCATCCTGGTTATGGTTGTTGGCTTTCTGGGATTGATGTTTCGACGCAGATGCTGAATCAGCAATTTCAGGAGCCATTTTTGGCGGTTGTGATTGATCCGACAAGGACTGTTTCTGCTGGGAAAGTTGAGATTGGGGCTTTCAGGACTTACCCGGAAGGTTATAAGCCTCCCGATGATCCTATTTCTGAGTATCAAACTATACCACTTAATAAGATTGAAGACTTTGGTGTCCATTGTAAACAG TATTATTCTTTGGATATCACTTACTTTAAGTCTAGTCTTGATTCACACCTTTTGGATCTCCTGTGGAACAAATATTGGGTGAATACACTCTCATCTTCTCCTTTATTGGGCAATGGAGACTATGTAGCTGGACAAATATCGGATTTAG CTGAAAAGCTAGAACAAGCAGAGAATCAATTGGCGCACTCACGTTTCGGGCCACTAGTAGCACCTACACCTAGAAAGAAAGAA GAAGAGTCTCCACTCGCTAAGATTACTCGGGATAGTGCGAAGATAACGGTGGAGCAAGTGCATGGCTTAATGTCACAG GTTATAAAGGACACTCTGTTCAACTCTGTTCATCAAGCAAACAAATCTCGTACGGAAACATCTGGTCCTGAACCAATGATTGAAAGCTGA